A portion of the Micromonospora tarapacensis genome contains these proteins:
- a CDS encoding sugar ABC transporter ATP-binding protein produces the protein MSGIPPAPTDGLVGADQPVVEAVNITKRFGSTVALADAEIVVRRGETHGLVGRNGAGKSTLVGILTGLQAADDGAVAFDGRPAPPLGDRDAWRRRVACVYQKSTIIGTLTVAENLFLNRHARGRAGLIGWSRLRRAAEQLLAAWSVDVDVRRPASTLSVEQRQFVEIARALSFGARFIILDEPTAQLDGAGINRLFTRIRELRAQGVTFLFISHHLQEIYEICDQVTVFRDARHIVTAPVAQLSRPELVAAMTGEDVTMPEADHRPLPADAPVLLSVRDLVTASGAELSVEARAGEVVGIAGGGGSGKVEVAEAIVGLARPAGGTVAVGGRELRPGSVPDALDAGVGLVPQDRHREGLVPLLSIAENVTMTVPGRIGRRGLISPARRDALARDAIADLAIKAAGPQVPVSDLSGGNQQKVVMGRALASDPKLLVLITPTAGVDVRSKQTLLGVVEEVRRRGTTVLVVSDELDDLRICDRVLVLFQGRVVREMAHGWSDNDLVAAMEGVDLHHV, from the coding sequence ATGAGCGGCATCCCGCCGGCGCCGACCGACGGGCTGGTCGGCGCCGACCAGCCCGTCGTCGAGGCCGTGAACATCACCAAGCGGTTCGGTTCGACGGTGGCGCTGGCCGACGCGGAGATCGTGGTCCGGCGCGGTGAGACACACGGCCTGGTGGGACGCAACGGCGCCGGTAAGTCCACGCTGGTCGGCATTCTCACCGGATTGCAGGCCGCCGACGACGGCGCGGTGGCCTTCGACGGGCGTCCGGCACCGCCGCTGGGTGACCGTGACGCCTGGCGCAGGCGAGTGGCCTGCGTCTACCAGAAGTCCACAATCATCGGCACGCTCACCGTGGCGGAGAACCTGTTCCTCAACCGGCACGCCCGCGGCCGGGCCGGGTTGATCGGCTGGTCGCGGCTGCGTCGTGCGGCGGAGCAGTTGCTGGCGGCGTGGTCGGTGGACGTCGACGTACGCCGGCCCGCCTCGACGCTCTCCGTCGAGCAACGGCAGTTCGTCGAGATCGCCCGGGCGCTCTCCTTCGGAGCCCGGTTCATCATTCTCGACGAGCCGACCGCCCAGCTCGACGGCGCCGGCATCAACCGCCTGTTCACCCGGATCCGGGAGCTGCGGGCGCAGGGCGTGACCTTCCTGTTCATCAGCCATCACCTGCAGGAGATCTACGAGATCTGCGACCAGGTGACGGTCTTCCGCGACGCCCGGCACATCGTCACCGCCCCGGTGGCGCAGCTGAGCCGCCCGGAGTTGGTGGCCGCGATGACCGGTGAGGACGTGACCATGCCCGAGGCCGACCACCGGCCGCTGCCCGCCGACGCGCCGGTGCTGCTGTCGGTCCGGGACCTGGTCACCGCCTCCGGCGCCGAGCTGTCCGTCGAGGCCCGGGCGGGCGAGGTGGTCGGCATCGCGGGCGGCGGTGGCAGCGGCAAGGTCGAGGTCGCCGAGGCGATCGTCGGCCTGGCCCGGCCAGCGGGCGGGACGGTCGCCGTCGGCGGCCGGGAACTGCGTCCCGGCAGCGTGCCCGACGCCCTCGACGCCGGTGTCGGGCTGGTGCCGCAGGACCGGCACCGGGAGGGCCTGGTGCCGCTGCTGTCCATCGCCGAGAACGTCACGATGACCGTGCCGGGTCGGATCGGTCGGCGGGGCCTCATCTCGCCGGCCCGGCGTGATGCCCTGGCCCGGGACGCCATCGCCGATCTGGCGATCAAGGCCGCCGGGCCGCAGGTGCCGGTCTCCGACCTGTCCGGCGGCAACCAGCAGAAGGTGGTCATGGGCCGGGCGCTGGCCAGCGATCCGAAGCTGCTGGTCCTGATCACCCCGACCGCCGGGGTGGACGTGCGCTCCAAGCAGACCCTGCTCGGCGTCGTCGAGGAGGTACGCCGTCGCGGCACCACCGTGCTGGTCGTCTCCGACGAACTCGACGACCTGCGGATCTGTGATCGCGTACTGGTGTTGTTCCAGGGGCGGGTCGTTCGCGAGATGGCCCACGGGTGGAGCGACAACGATCTGGTAGCCGCCATGGAAGGGGTGGATCTCCACCATGTCTGA
- a CDS encoding serine hydrolase domain-containing protein, whose amino-acid sequence MTDTQIHGHADDGFGRVADVFRDNFASRGEVGAAVAVYVAGRKVVDLHGGSADPRSGRPWTAGTPAVVFSCTKGIMAICAYLLVQEGRLELDAPVTRYWPEFGQHGKAEIPVRWLLTHQSGLPALDQHFSREEVLAWDPVIKAIEAQTPLWKPGTAYSYHAITYGWLIGEVIRRITGEMPGAYFARALGEPLGLRTWIGLPAAERDAVAWMLAPIGEPVPAGDPVAERGITMGGAFAFPADENGLVSFNDPAIQAAQIPGAGAVSTAESLARLYAACVSEVDGARLLSPASVDDAVTVRVSGQQVYGLPDAGHRWGTGFLVHSVPRPMLGERSFGHDGAGGHLAFGDEAHQVGFGYVVNQMGGFDDERANLLSAAVRDCLGDS is encoded by the coding sequence TTGACCGACACCCAGATCCACGGGCACGCCGACGACGGCTTCGGCCGGGTGGCCGACGTGTTCCGTGACAACTTCGCCAGCCGGGGCGAGGTGGGCGCCGCAGTCGCCGTGTACGTGGCCGGTCGTAAGGTCGTGGACCTGCACGGCGGGTCCGCCGACCCCCGATCGGGCCGGCCCTGGACCGCCGGCACGCCCGCGGTCGTCTTCTCCTGCACCAAGGGGATCATGGCGATCTGCGCCTACCTGCTGGTGCAGGAGGGCCGGCTGGAGCTCGACGCACCGGTCACCCGCTACTGGCCGGAGTTCGGCCAGCACGGCAAGGCGGAGATCCCGGTACGGTGGCTGCTCACCCACCAGTCCGGCCTGCCGGCGCTGGACCAGCACTTCTCCCGCGAGGAGGTGCTGGCCTGGGACCCGGTGATCAAGGCGATCGAGGCGCAGACTCCACTGTGGAAGCCGGGCACCGCGTACAGCTACCACGCGATCACCTACGGCTGGCTGATCGGCGAGGTGATCCGACGGATCACCGGTGAGATGCCTGGTGCCTACTTTGCCCGCGCCCTGGGTGAGCCGCTCGGCCTGCGTACCTGGATCGGCCTGCCGGCCGCCGAACGCGACGCGGTCGCCTGGATGCTGGCGCCGATCGGCGAGCCCGTTCCGGCCGGCGACCCGGTCGCCGAGCGCGGCATCACCATGGGCGGTGCCTTCGCCTTCCCCGCCGACGAGAACGGCCTGGTCAGCTTCAATGACCCGGCCATACAGGCCGCCCAGATCCCGGGCGCGGGCGCGGTCAGCACGGCCGAGAGCCTGGCCCGCCTCTACGCCGCCTGTGTCTCCGAGGTCGACGGTGCGCGGCTGCTCAGCCCCGCGTCCGTCGACGACGCCGTCACGGTCCGCGTCAGCGGGCAACAGGTCTACGGGCTCCCCGACGCGGGACACCGCTGGGGTACCGGTTTCCTGGTGCACTCGGTGCCCCGCCCGATGCTCGGCGAACGCAGCTTCGGCCATGACGGGGCGGGTGGGCACCTGGCCTTCGGCGACGAGGCCCACCAGGTCGGGTTCGGCTACGTCGTCAACCAGATGGGCGGCTTCGACGACGAGCGCGCCAACCTGCTCTCCGCAGCGGTCCGGGACTGCCTGGGCGACAGCTGA
- a CDS encoding FadR/GntR family transcriptional regulator translates to MALTDDAIAKIRSMIQSGELPPGTRLPPEPQLAAQMGLSRSGVREAVKVLESARVLDVRRGDGTYVTSLAPRLLLQGLGVAVELLRDDTLLEVMEVRRMLEPMATGLAALRMTDADLDELGQILQDMRAATDDAEKLIQFDTAFHHTVVATTGNETLTSLLDGLSGRTLRARVWRGLIEGDAAHQTIEEHHTIYLALRARDQLLAQASALLHVNTSEAWLRTVLAAKSTDG, encoded by the coding sequence ATGGCACTGACCGACGACGCGATCGCGAAGATCCGGAGCATGATCCAGAGCGGTGAGCTGCCCCCGGGGACGCGGCTGCCACCAGAGCCGCAACTGGCCGCCCAGATGGGGTTGTCGCGCAGCGGAGTCCGGGAAGCGGTCAAGGTGCTCGAATCGGCCCGGGTGCTCGACGTGCGGCGCGGCGACGGAACGTACGTCACCAGCCTCGCACCCCGGCTGCTGCTGCAGGGGCTCGGCGTCGCGGTGGAACTGCTGCGTGACGACACGCTCCTGGAGGTCATGGAGGTGCGCCGGATGCTGGAGCCGATGGCGACCGGCCTGGCGGCGCTGCGGATGACCGACGCCGACCTCGACGAGCTGGGCCAGATCCTTCAGGACATGCGGGCGGCGACCGACGACGCCGAGAAGCTCATCCAGTTCGACACCGCCTTTCACCACACCGTCGTCGCCACCACCGGCAACGAGACCCTCACCTCGCTGCTGGACGGGCTCTCCGGTCGTACGCTGCGGGCCCGGGTGTGGCGCGGGTTGATAGAGGGCGACGCGGCGCACCAGACGATCGAGGAGCATCACACGATCTATCTCGCGCTGCGCGCGCGTGACCAGTTGCTGGCACAGGCCAGCGCCCTGCTGCATGTCAACACCTCCGAGGCGTGGCTGCGTACGGTGCTCGCCGCGAAGTCGACGGACGGGTAG
- a CDS encoding ABC transporter permease, translating to MSETLSTTARPAATPPPSPPGPPSRSLAIARLRDLALVPAIIAVAVVGSIVSPVFLSTDNIINVLQSMSEIAIVVLAQTIVLITGKMDLSLESTFGLAPGIAAWLVVDPALTRGLGLDVLPGAWAVPVVLLVGALVGAFNGLLIVRFGLNGFIVTLGMLIVLRGLLTGISGGQTFFMLPESMTYLGSTTWVGVPASIWLSLLLFAAGIVVLGYTRAGRALYAIGGNTDAARAAGIRTDRVLWTALIVASVLAALAGLLISGRLAAVPSAQGSGAIFQVFAAAVIGGVSLNGGRGSVFGAFTGVLLLFMIINVLALAGVPAQWTNFLNGTVILVALVVSRITGGKAQT from the coding sequence ATGTCTGAGACGCTCTCCACCACCGCGCGGCCGGCCGCAACGCCGCCACCGTCACCACCGGGTCCCCCGTCGCGCAGCCTGGCCATCGCCCGGCTCCGTGACCTGGCGCTGGTGCCGGCGATCATCGCGGTCGCCGTCGTCGGGTCGATCGTCAGCCCGGTCTTCCTCAGCACCGACAACATCATCAACGTGCTACAGAGCATGTCGGAGATCGCCATCGTGGTCCTCGCCCAGACCATCGTGCTGATCACCGGCAAGATGGACCTGTCGCTGGAGTCCACCTTCGGCCTCGCGCCGGGCATCGCGGCCTGGCTGGTCGTCGACCCCGCGTTGACCCGGGGCCTCGGTCTCGACGTGCTACCCGGCGCCTGGGCGGTCCCGGTCGTGCTGCTCGTCGGTGCCCTCGTCGGCGCCTTCAACGGGTTGCTCATCGTGCGCTTCGGCCTCAACGGTTTCATCGTCACGTTGGGCATGCTGATCGTCCTGCGCGGGTTGCTCACCGGCATCTCCGGCGGCCAGACCTTCTTCATGCTGCCCGAGTCGATGACCTATCTCGGCTCCACCACCTGGGTCGGCGTGCCGGCCTCGATCTGGCTGTCGCTGCTGCTGTTCGCCGCCGGGATCGTCGTCCTCGGCTACACCCGCGCAGGCCGGGCGCTCTACGCGATCGGCGGCAACACCGACGCGGCCCGCGCGGCGGGTATCCGCACCGACCGGGTGCTCTGGACGGCCCTCATCGTGGCCAGTGTGCTCGCGGCCCTTGCCGGCCTGCTGATCAGCGGCCGGCTCGCGGCGGTGCCGTCGGCCCAGGGCAGCGGCGCCATCTTCCAGGTCTTCGCGGCGGCGGTGATCGGTGGCGTCAGCCTCAACGGCGGCCGGGGCAGCGTCTTCGGTGCCTTCACCGGCGTCCTGCTGCTCTTCATGATCATCAACGTGCTGGCCCTGGCCGGGGTGCCCGCGCAGTGGACGAACTTCCTCAACGGCACCGTCATCCTGGTGGCCCTGGTGGTCTCCCGCATCACCGGAGGTAAGGCACAGACGTGA
- a CDS encoding ABC transporter substrate-binding protein, translating to MPEFSTRFTRRRLALLVPLLAVGLTSTACSAPGSEQTPSGDPDAAVSTELGSDPITLEMYAETGFPLAKALADEFTKQHPNVTFNIREDQFTVITENAPRVLASDNAPDIIRLPTMVDLVKDGLLKNLDPYFDAHGWDKFPASQLVQLRLSDGGAVRGSGSLYGMGLGYSVTGVFYNKKQAEQVGMTQPPATIAEFEELLAKAKAADLLPIMQFNKNTAGINFPHQALQNQYGDPTAIADWIFQKPGATFDTPAALKATQTIQKWAEAGYFPQDANAIDYTAMMGEFQKGNGLFMFNGDWESGNLDKNMAGEVGFFLFPGETADAKRVAMSAPNTFGVGARAKNADAAAYFLNWLHTNDKAREISVTVGGSHPGGPADLALPPVADGTVLAETLKASQQLGADNGAVDFTANATGGIFAAAITPEMQKLVAGQQTPEGYVKAVQAEYEKELSR from the coding sequence GTGCCGGAGTTCTCGACGAGGTTCACCCGACGCCGGTTGGCACTGCTGGTGCCACTGCTGGCCGTCGGTCTGACAAGCACCGCCTGTAGCGCGCCGGGTTCCGAGCAGACCCCGTCGGGGGACCCCGACGCCGCGGTCAGCACGGAGCTCGGTAGCGACCCGATCACCCTGGAAATGTACGCCGAGACCGGCTTCCCGCTGGCCAAGGCGCTCGCGGACGAGTTCACCAAGCAGCACCCGAACGTCACGTTCAACATCCGCGAGGACCAGTTCACCGTGATCACGGAGAACGCACCCCGGGTGCTCGCGTCGGACAACGCGCCCGACATCATCCGGCTGCCCACCATGGTCGACCTGGTCAAGGACGGGCTGCTGAAGAACCTGGACCCGTACTTCGACGCGCACGGCTGGGACAAGTTCCCCGCCTCCCAGCTGGTGCAGCTGCGCCTGTCCGACGGCGGGGCGGTGCGTGGCAGCGGATCGCTGTACGGCATGGGGCTCGGCTACAGCGTGACCGGCGTCTTCTACAACAAGAAGCAGGCCGAGCAGGTCGGCATGACCCAGCCGCCGGCCACCATCGCCGAGTTCGAGGAGTTGCTGGCCAAGGCGAAGGCGGCCGACCTGCTGCCGATCATGCAGTTCAACAAGAACACCGCCGGCATCAACTTCCCGCACCAGGCACTGCAGAACCAGTACGGCGACCCGACCGCGATCGCGGACTGGATCTTCCAGAAGCCCGGTGCCACCTTCGACACGCCCGCCGCGCTCAAGGCGACCCAGACCATCCAGAAGTGGGCCGAGGCCGGCTACTTCCCGCAGGACGCGAACGCCATCGACTACACCGCCATGATGGGCGAGTTCCAGAAGGGCAACGGCCTGTTCATGTTCAACGGCGACTGGGAGTCGGGGAACCTGGACAAGAACATGGCCGGCGAGGTCGGCTTCTTCCTCTTCCCGGGTGAGACCGCCGACGCCAAGCGGGTCGCGATGTCCGCGCCGAACACCTTCGGCGTCGGCGCCAGGGCGAAGAACGCGGACGCCGCCGCGTACTTCCTCAACTGGTTGCACACCAACGACAAGGCCCGTGAGATCTCGGTGACCGTCGGCGGCTCGCACCCGGGCGGCCCGGCCGACCTGGCCCTGCCGCCGGTGGCCGACGGGACCGTGCTGGCCGAGACCCTCAAGGCCTCGCAGCAGTTGGGCGCCGACAACGGCGCGGTCGACTTCACCGCGAACGCGACCGGCGGCATCTTCGCCGCGGCCATCACCCCCGAGATGCAGAAGCTGGTCGCCGGTCAGCAGACCCCCGAGGGGTACGTGAAGGCGGTCCAGGCCGAGTACGAGAAGGAACTGTCCCGATGA
- a CDS encoding carbohydrate ABC transporter permease — MNLTTRSERLTGRIFLIALVVVTLLPFLSMLSAALQPRGTVPTGLAWPTDPQWGNFADAFTAANMGALLKSSALIVAGVVPIGVLIATMAGFGLGHLRVPGGHLAFGLLLLGLTLPFEAVVTPLYYQMRDLGLLNTRWAIILPLIGLYMPFAVFWMRAHFINVPRELSEAARVDGSNTWQLFWRVHVPLARPAIASLTILLFLWTWNQFLLAIVLVDDATKRTMAGALGAFQGQWGTDLVLLCAGSLLILTPTLIVFLIFQRQFIKALLQGSVKG, encoded by the coding sequence ATGAACCTGACCACCCGCAGCGAGCGGCTCACCGGGCGCATCTTCCTGATCGCGCTGGTCGTGGTCACCCTGCTGCCGTTTCTGAGCATGCTGTCGGCGGCCCTGCAACCGCGCGGCACCGTGCCCACCGGCCTGGCCTGGCCCACCGATCCACAGTGGGGCAACTTCGCCGACGCCTTCACCGCCGCGAACATGGGCGCCCTGCTGAAGTCGAGCGCACTGATCGTGGCCGGGGTGGTGCCGATCGGCGTGCTCATCGCGACCATGGCCGGGTTCGGCCTCGGTCACCTGCGGGTACCCGGCGGTCACCTCGCCTTCGGGCTGCTGCTGCTCGGCCTGACCCTGCCCTTCGAGGCGGTGGTCACCCCGCTGTACTACCAGATGCGGGACCTGGGCCTGCTCAACACCCGATGGGCGATCATCCTGCCGCTGATCGGCCTCTACATGCCGTTCGCGGTCTTCTGGATGCGCGCCCACTTCATCAACGTGCCCCGGGAACTGTCCGAGGCGGCACGGGTGGACGGCAGCAACACCTGGCAGCTGTTCTGGCGGGTGCACGTGCCGCTGGCCCGGCCGGCCATCGCCTCGCTGACCATCCTGTTGTTCCTGTGGACCTGGAACCAGTTCCTGCTCGCCATCGTCCTGGTCGACGACGCGACCAAACGGACGATGGCCGGCGCGCTCGGCGCCTTCCAGGGTCAGTGGGGGACGGATCTGGTGCTGCTCTGCGCCGGCTCGCTCCTGATCCTCACCCCCACGCTGATCGTGTTCCTGATCTTCCAGCGACAATTCATCAAGGCACTGCTCCAAGGGTCCGTGAAGGGATGA
- a CDS encoding sugar ABC transporter substrate-binding protein: MKNRALLNVGLTLMLGASATLAAGCGDGTADGTGSGGSKVVGVDYPRSDTDFWNSYIRYVPQFADELGVEVKTTNSQNDIANLISNTQTFISQGVKGVVMAPQDTAAIAPTLSQLDSRQIPVVTIDTRPDTGNVFMVVRADNRAYGIKACQFLGTRLGGRGKVVMLQGGLDSINGRDRTEAFNECMQKEFPDITVFGEATDWKADVAASKLQTRFAADPDIRGIYMQSSFALSGTLQILKQRGLQVPPSDPKHVFVVSNDGIPEELKNIGAGLIDATVSQPADLYARYGLEYVQAAIEGRTFQPGPTPHGSNIIQVRDGLLEDQLPAPLVTLDGAPIAGEPTLKFDDPSLWGNNA, from the coding sequence ATGAAAAATAGGGCACTGCTGAACGTGGGGCTGACGCTGATGCTCGGCGCGTCGGCCACCCTCGCGGCGGGTTGCGGTGACGGCACGGCCGACGGCACCGGATCGGGCGGCTCCAAGGTCGTCGGGGTGGACTATCCGCGCTCCGACACCGACTTCTGGAACTCCTACATCAGGTACGTCCCGCAGTTCGCCGACGAGCTGGGTGTCGAGGTCAAGACCACCAACTCGCAGAACGACATCGCCAACCTGATCTCGAACACCCAGACCTTCATCAGCCAGGGTGTCAAGGGTGTGGTGATGGCGCCGCAGGACACCGCCGCCATCGCACCGACCCTGTCCCAACTGGACAGTAGGCAGATCCCGGTGGTCACCATCGACACCCGGCCCGACACCGGCAACGTGTTCATGGTCGTCCGGGCCGACAACCGCGCCTACGGCATCAAGGCGTGCCAGTTCCTCGGCACCAGACTCGGCGGCCGGGGCAAGGTCGTCATGCTCCAGGGTGGCCTCGACTCGATCAACGGCCGGGACCGCACCGAGGCGTTCAACGAGTGCATGCAGAAGGAGTTCCCCGACATCACCGTCTTCGGCGAGGCCACCGACTGGAAGGCCGACGTGGCGGCGTCGAAGCTACAGACCCGGTTCGCGGCGGACCCGGACATCAGGGGCATCTACATGCAGTCCTCCTTCGCCCTGTCCGGGACCCTCCAGATCCTCAAGCAGCGGGGTCTCCAGGTGCCGCCGAGCGACCCAAAGCACGTCTTCGTGGTCTCCAACGACGGCATCCCCGAGGAACTGAAGAACATCGGTGCGGGGCTGATCGACGCCACCGTCAGCCAACCGGCCGACCTCTACGCCAGGTACGGCCTGGAGTACGTGCAGGCGGCGATCGAGGGCAGGACGTTCCAGCCCGGCCCGACCCCGCACGGCAGCAACATCATCCAGGTGCGCGACGGCCTGCTCGAGGACCAGTTGCCGGCGCCGCTGGTGACGCTGGACGGTGCGCCGATCGCGGGTGAGCCCACCCTGAAGTTCGACGACCCGTCCCTGTGGGGCAACAACGCATGA
- a CDS encoding enolase C-terminal domain-like protein, with translation MSERISSIETIDVRFPTSRHRDGSDAMNPFPDYSAAYVILRTSAGAEGHGLVFTVGRGTDLQVAAVQALAPMVVGLRVDEMVADPGALARRLVGDSQLRWLGPEKGVVHMAAGGLVNAVWDLAARRAGKPLWKLLADLTPEQLIAQVDFRYLRDALTEDEASALLRAAEGGRAERERRLRAEGYPAYTTTPGWLGYDDEKLARLCREAVEAGYRLIKLKVGGNLADDVRRMGIARQAVGPDIRIAVDANQVWGVPEAIRWMRELAEFDPYWIEEPTSPDDVLGHGAVRKALAPVKVATGEHVHNAVMFKQLLQADAVDVVQIDACRVAGVNENLAILLLAAKFGVPVCPHAGGVGLCELVQHLAMFDFVALSGSTDDRAIEYVDHLHEHFVDPVRLSGGRYRAPDAAGMSARILPDSLARYRFPDGPAWADADALAGAPTS, from the coding sequence GTGAGTGAGCGCATCTCGTCCATAGAAACCATCGACGTACGGTTCCCCACGTCCCGGCATCGCGACGGGTCGGACGCGATGAACCCGTTCCCCGACTACTCCGCCGCGTACGTGATCCTGCGGACCTCGGCCGGTGCCGAGGGCCACGGACTGGTCTTCACCGTGGGCCGCGGCACCGACCTCCAGGTCGCGGCGGTGCAGGCGCTCGCCCCGATGGTGGTCGGCCTGCGGGTCGACGAGATGGTCGCCGATCCGGGGGCGCTGGCCCGCCGGCTCGTCGGTGACAGCCAGCTCCGGTGGCTGGGGCCGGAGAAGGGGGTCGTGCACATGGCCGCCGGTGGTCTCGTCAACGCGGTGTGGGATCTCGCGGCCCGGCGGGCGGGCAAGCCGTTGTGGAAGCTGCTCGCCGACCTCACCCCGGAGCAGCTGATCGCCCAGGTCGACTTCCGCTATCTGCGCGACGCCCTCACCGAGGACGAGGCGTCGGCGTTGCTGCGGGCCGCCGAGGGTGGGCGGGCCGAGCGTGAGCGGCGGCTACGGGCCGAGGGCTACCCGGCGTACACCACGACTCCCGGTTGGCTCGGTTACGACGACGAGAAGCTGGCCCGGCTCTGCCGGGAAGCGGTCGAGGCGGGCTACCGGCTGATCAAGCTCAAGGTGGGCGGGAACCTGGCCGACGACGTACGCCGGATGGGCATCGCCCGGCAGGCCGTCGGGCCGGACATCCGGATCGCGGTCGACGCCAACCAGGTCTGGGGCGTGCCCGAGGCGATCCGCTGGATGCGGGAACTCGCCGAGTTCGACCCGTACTGGATCGAGGAGCCGACCTCGCCGGACGACGTGCTCGGGCACGGCGCCGTGCGCAAGGCTCTCGCCCCGGTCAAGGTGGCCACCGGCGAGCACGTGCACAACGCGGTCATGTTCAAGCAGCTGCTCCAGGCCGACGCCGTCGATGTGGTGCAGATCGACGCCTGTCGCGTCGCCGGGGTCAACGAGAACCTGGCGATCCTGCTGCTCGCCGCGAAGTTCGGGGTGCCGGTCTGCCCACACGCCGGGGGAGTGGGGCTGTGCGAGCTGGTGCAGCACCTGGCCATGTTCGACTTCGTCGCGCTCAGCGGCAGCACCGACGACCGGGCCATCGAGTACGTCGACCATCTGCATGAGCACTTCGTCGATCCGGTACGCCTCAGCGGCGGACGGTACCGCGCGCCCGACGCCGCCGGCATGAGCGCCCGGATCCTGCCCGACTCGTTGGCGCGGTACCGCTTCCCCGACGGCCCGGCGTGGGCCGACGCCGATGCCCTGGCGGGAGCGCCGACATCATGA
- a CDS encoding carbohydrate ABC transporter permease, whose product MTSALGSAPAGPDTSSRPGRGHRSPVRPHRKRWGRTVRWTGWLWVLPALIMYGVFVLRPLVLTVQYSLYDWNGIGAARWAGLDNYLTVFTDRDLLKIISNAFILIIFFSFIPVVLGLLVASLVRRITTGPAGTMVRTVLFLPQVIPLVAAGIAWSWVLSTNGLVNQALRAVGLDGVTRAWLGDFDTALPAVGVIGTWVMLGLCTILLITGMSKIDPSLYEAARIDGAGPMREFFAVTLPSLRQEIGICLTVTIIAALASFDIVYISTSGGPGLQTTVPGLEIYRLAFSQRQVGLASALAVVLMALVLVCVLPIQRLTRGEK is encoded by the coding sequence ATGACGTCTGCCCTCGGCAGCGCCCCGGCCGGGCCGGACACCTCGTCCCGGCCCGGCCGGGGACACCGGTCACCCGTGCGGCCCCACCGGAAGCGGTGGGGCCGCACGGTCCGGTGGACCGGTTGGCTCTGGGTGCTGCCCGCCCTGATCATGTACGGCGTCTTCGTGCTGCGTCCGCTCGTGCTGACCGTGCAGTACTCGCTGTACGACTGGAACGGCATCGGGGCCGCCCGCTGGGCGGGGCTGGACAACTACCTCACGGTCTTCACCGACCGGGACCTGCTGAAGATCATCTCCAACGCGTTCATTCTGATCATCTTCTTCAGCTTCATTCCGGTCGTCCTCGGCCTGCTGGTGGCCAGCCTGGTCCGGCGGATCACCACCGGCCCGGCCGGCACCATGGTCCGCACCGTGCTGTTCCTGCCCCAGGTGATCCCGCTCGTCGCGGCCGGCATCGCCTGGAGCTGGGTGCTCTCCACCAACGGGCTGGTCAACCAGGCGCTGCGGGCCGTCGGGCTGGACGGCGTCACCCGGGCCTGGCTCGGCGACTTCGACACCGCGCTGCCGGCGGTGGGCGTGATCGGCACCTGGGTCATGCTCGGCCTCTGCACGATCCTGCTGATCACCGGCATGAGCAAGATCGACCCCTCGCTCTACGAGGCCGCCCGGATCGACGGGGCCGGCCCGATGCGTGAGTTCTTCGCGGTGACCCTGCCCAGCCTGCGCCAGGAGATCGGGATCTGCCTGACCGTGACCATCATCGCGGCGCTGGCCAGCTTCGACATCGTCTACATCTCCACCAGCGGTGGTCCGGGACTCCAGACCACCGTGCCCGGCCTGGAGATCTACCGGCTCGCCTTCTCGCAGCGTCAGGTCGGCCTCGCCTCTGCCCTGGCGGTGGTGCTGATGGCGCTGGTGCTGGTGTGCGTACTGCCGATCCAGCGGCTGACCCGGGGAGAGAAGTGA